In a genomic window of Aeromonas veronii:
- the xni gene encoding flap endonuclease Xni, producing MSTIRPHLLIIDALNLIRRLHAVQAQQALTPAQALVATRANLINTCRKLLTHSEPTHVIAVFDGEVHSWRKEVYPAYKEGRTPMPPELREGLATLQDAFWECGVDALLSETDEADDLIATLASGIAQHGARATIISTDKGFCQLICPQIRVRDYFNKRWLDAAFVQQQYGVTPAQLVDFWALTGIGGSNIKGVPGIGPKTATQLLQQYGNLAAMLEACQQEDAAKPLLKLRQHQDEALLAQRLVRLQRDIVLGFNLRDIRYPPQPE from the coding sequence ATGTCAACTATCCGGCCACACCTGCTTATCATCGATGCCCTCAACCTCATTCGCCGTCTGCACGCGGTCCAGGCCCAGCAGGCGCTGACCCCTGCCCAGGCGCTGGTCGCCACCCGTGCCAACCTCATCAATACCTGCCGCAAGCTGCTGACCCATAGCGAGCCGACCCATGTCATCGCGGTCTTTGACGGCGAGGTGCATAGCTGGCGCAAAGAGGTCTATCCAGCCTACAAGGAGGGGCGCACCCCCATGCCCCCCGAGCTGCGGGAAGGGCTGGCGACCCTGCAGGATGCCTTCTGGGAGTGTGGGGTCGATGCCCTGCTCTCCGAGACCGATGAGGCGGATGATCTTATCGCCACGTTAGCCAGTGGGATTGCCCAGCACGGGGCAAGGGCCACCATCATCTCCACCGACAAGGGATTCTGCCAGCTCATCTGCCCGCAGATCCGGGTGCGCGACTACTTCAACAAACGCTGGCTGGATGCCGCCTTCGTCCAGCAGCAATATGGGGTCACCCCCGCTCAGCTGGTCGACTTCTGGGCCCTGACCGGTATCGGCGGTTCCAATATCAAGGGAGTACCCGGTATTGGCCCCAAAACAGCCACCCAACTGTTGCAGCAGTATGGCAATCTGGCCGCCATGCTCGAGGCCTGCCAGCAAGAGGATGCCGCCAAACCGTTGCTCAAGCTGCGCCAGCATCAGGATGAGGCGCTGCTGGCCCAGCGACTGGTACGCTTGCAGCGGGATATTGTGCTGGGATTCAACCTGCGGGACATCCGCTACCCGCCCCAGCCGGAATAG
- a CDS encoding isocitrate dehydrogenase, which translates to MSKRKITVIPGDGIGPSIIESAIQILTHAGCDFEYEYADAGLVALEKHGELLPQATLDLIEKNKVSLKGPLTTPVGGGFTSINVSLRKKFNLYANVRPVISFKGTRSRYDNIDIITVRENTEGMYSGAGQKRSDDNNSAEAMSIITREGAERIVKFAFELARQEGRKKVTIIHKANILKSTSGLFLEVAREIASHYPDIQSEEMIVDAACMNLVMYPERFDVMVTTNLFGDILSDLCAGLVGGLGMAPGANIGDGAAIFEAVHGSAPDIAGKNIANPTSVILAAIQMLEYLGMQDQAERIREAVRATIESGDRVTRDLGGSASTSEFTQAIIDRL; encoded by the coding sequence ATGTCCAAAAGAAAAATTACCGTGATCCCCGGCGACGGCATCGGCCCCAGCATCATTGAATCAGCCATCCAGATCCTGACCCATGCGGGTTGCGACTTTGAGTACGAATATGCTGATGCGGGTCTGGTTGCCCTCGAAAAGCATGGCGAGCTGCTGCCCCAGGCTACCCTGGATCTGATTGAGAAGAACAAGGTGAGTCTGAAAGGGCCATTGACCACGCCGGTCGGCGGCGGTTTTACCTCCATCAACGTATCCCTGCGTAAGAAGTTCAACCTTTACGCCAACGTGCGTCCGGTCATCTCCTTCAAGGGCACCCGAAGCCGTTACGACAACATCGACATCATCACGGTGCGTGAAAACACCGAAGGGATGTACTCGGGTGCCGGTCAGAAGCGCAGCGATGACAACAACAGCGCCGAAGCAATGAGCATCATCACCCGCGAAGGGGCCGAGCGCATCGTCAAGTTCGCCTTCGAGCTGGCCCGTCAGGAGGGCCGCAAGAAGGTCACCATCATCCACAAGGCGAACATCCTCAAGTCGACCTCCGGCCTGTTCCTCGAAGTGGCCCGTGAAATCGCCAGCCACTACCCGGATATCCAGAGCGAAGAGATGATCGTCGATGCCGCCTGCATGAATCTGGTGATGTATCCGGAGCGTTTCGATGTCATGGTCACTACCAACCTGTTCGGCGACATTCTCTCGGATCTCTGCGCCGGTCTGGTCGGCGGGCTGGGCATGGCACCGGGTGCCAACATCGGCGATGGCGCCGCCATTTTCGAAGCGGTACATGGCTCTGCGCCAGACATCGCAGGCAAGAACATTGCCAACCCGACCTCGGTGATCCTCGCCGCCATCCAGATGCTGGAGTACCTCGGCATGCAGGATCAAGCAGAGCGGATCCGCGAAGCAGTACGAGCGACCATCGAATCCGGTGATCGGGTCACTCGCGATCTGGGCGGCAGTGCATCCACCAGCGAATTCACCCAGGCCATCATCGATCGACTGTGA
- the rlmM gene encoding 23S rRNA (cytidine(2498)-2'-O)-methyltransferase RlmM, whose protein sequence is MNNLLLYCRPGFEKEAAAEITERAGNMQCYGFARVKDDSGYVIFELYDEEQADLLARKLPFRELIFIRQMLVVTHELKALDVADRISPIIDAVSDYTICGDLRVETADTNEAKELSAFCRKFTVPLRQALRSNEILTKKETPNRPVFHAFFMANDHVLLGYSYSFNNSGFHMGIPRLRFPADAPSRSSLKLEEAFYVFVPREEWDVRLCSGMKAVDLGACPGGWTYQLVRRGMMVTAVDNGMMAQSLMDTGQVKHIRDDGFVWRPSKKNTYWLVCDMVDKPARVVHMIADWFREGDCQEAMFNLKLPMKKRYAESVHNIEVLREMLKEIDNAFVIQAKQLYHDREEITVHVYNKYWVSKLEPKA, encoded by the coding sequence ATGAATAATCTGCTGCTTTATTGCCGCCCCGGTTTTGAGAAAGAGGCGGCTGCAGAGATCACCGAGCGTGCCGGTAACATGCAGTGCTACGGTTTCGCCCGGGTCAAGGACGACAGCGGTTATGTGATCTTCGAACTGTATGACGAGGAGCAGGCGGACCTGCTGGCTCGCAAGCTGCCGTTCCGCGAGCTCATCTTCATCCGTCAGATGCTGGTAGTCACCCATGAGCTGAAAGCGCTGGATGTCGCCGACAGGATCTCCCCCATCATCGACGCCGTGAGTGACTACACTATTTGCGGCGATCTGCGGGTCGAGACTGCGGATACCAACGAAGCGAAAGAGCTGTCGGCCTTCTGCCGCAAGTTCACCGTGCCGCTGCGTCAGGCGCTTCGCAGCAATGAGATCCTGACCAAGAAGGAGACGCCGAACCGTCCGGTGTTCCACGCCTTCTTCATGGCCAATGATCATGTATTGCTGGGCTACTCCTACTCGTTCAACAACTCCGGATTCCACATGGGGATCCCGCGCCTGCGCTTCCCGGCCGATGCACCGAGCCGCTCCAGCCTCAAGCTGGAAGAGGCGTTTTACGTGTTCGTGCCGCGGGAAGAGTGGGATGTGCGTCTCTGCTCCGGCATGAAGGCGGTGGATCTGGGCGCTTGCCCGGGCGGTTGGACCTATCAGCTGGTGCGTCGTGGCATGATGGTGACGGCGGTCGACAACGGCATGATGGCCCAATCCCTGATGGATACCGGTCAGGTCAAGCATATCCGGGATGACGGTTTCGTCTGGCGTCCGAGCAAGAAGAACACCTACTGGCTGGTGTGCGACATGGTCGATAAACCGGCGCGGGTCGTTCACATGATTGCGGACTGGTTCCGTGAGGGCGACTGTCAGGAGGCGATGTTCAACCTCAAGCTGCCGATGAAGAAGCGATATGCCGAATCGGTACACAATATCGAAGTGCTGCGCGAGATGCTCAAGGAGATCGACAACGCGTTCGTGATCCAGGCCAAGCAGCTCTATCACGATCGGGAAGAGATCACCGTGCATGTTTACAACAAGTACTGGGTCTCCAAACTCGAACCCAAGGCGTGA
- a CDS encoding DUF423 domain-containing protein, translating into MQIHRHVHRHWLILAGLFGLTATMLGAYGAHGLAATGITPERLAVFNTAVQYQFFHALALLVLGWCGVRSKVIHLAGTAFVLGIIGFSGSIYAMVLLGSKGLGLITPAGGLCFMLGWAALIWAGCRLGGKNE; encoded by the coding sequence ATGCAGATCCATCGACATGTTCATCGACACTGGCTGATACTGGCCGGTCTCTTCGGGTTGACGGCCACCATGCTGGGAGCGTATGGCGCCCATGGATTGGCAGCGACCGGCATTACGCCCGAGCGTCTGGCGGTGTTCAATACCGCCGTGCAATATCAGTTTTTTCACGCATTGGCCCTGCTGGTTCTGGGTTGGTGTGGTGTGCGCAGCAAGGTGATCCACCTGGCTGGCACCGCCTTTGTGCTGGGGATCATCGGATTCTCCGGCAGTATTTACGCCATGGTGCTGCTTGGCAGCAAGGGGCTGGGGTTGATTACCCCGGCCGGTGGCCTCTGTTTTATGTTGGGATGGGCGGCCCTGATCTGGGCCGGCTGTCGTCTTGGAGGAAAAAATGAATAA
- a CDS encoding alpha/beta fold hydrolase codes for MPEVIREGAIDAPVRILLAHGAGAGMEHAFLAELSRLLAGPDIEVVRFNFPYMAKRALDGIRRPPDRQPVLLEHWREMIRTFAHPRLFLAGKSMGGRMAAELYREGGGEMNAAGLLILGYPFHPPAKPDSWRGEVLKHIAVPTLLLQGERDTFGRRAELADFPFSPAVSVHWLTDGDHGFKPRKASGVSEQENMQHAAAVISHFVARHG; via the coding sequence ATGCCTGAGGTGATCCGCGAGGGGGCAATTGATGCCCCCGTTCGCATTTTGCTGGCTCACGGCGCAGGCGCCGGGATGGAGCACGCCTTTCTTGCCGAGTTGTCACGCTTGCTGGCTGGCCCCGATATCGAAGTGGTGCGCTTCAACTTTCCCTATATGGCCAAACGGGCTTTGGATGGCATACGCAGGCCGCCTGATCGGCAGCCGGTATTGCTTGAACACTGGCGTGAAATGATCCGGACATTTGCTCATCCCAGACTGTTCCTGGCGGGCAAGTCGATGGGCGGGCGGATGGCGGCAGAGCTGTATCGTGAAGGCGGGGGTGAGATGAATGCTGCAGGATTGCTCATTCTCGGGTATCCTTTCCACCCTCCGGCCAAGCCCGACAGTTGGCGAGGCGAGGTACTCAAGCATATTGCGGTGCCAACCCTGCTGTTACAGGGGGAGCGCGATACCTTCGGTCGTCGCGCCGAACTGGCCGATTTCCCCTTCTCACCCGCCGTATCGGTCCATTGGTTGACCGATGGTGATCATGGTTTCAAACCGCGTAAAGCCAGTGGCGTGAGTGAGCAGGAGAATATGCAGCATGCGGCGGCGGTCATCAGCCATTTTGTGGCCCGGCACGGATAG
- a CDS encoding transcriptional regulator GcvA, with protein sequence MSRRLPPLNALKAFEAAARHLSFTRAAEELFVTQAAISHQIKALEEYLGIKLFRRKNRSLLLTEEGQGYFLDIKDIFASISEATDKLLARSAKGALTVSLQPSFAIQWLVPRLVKFSERHPDIDVRIKAVDLDEGSLTDDVDVAIYYGRGNWPGLRCDKLHTEYLIPVCSPLLLTGPKPLRTPQDLTLHTLLHDTSRRDWKAWFRQLDIDAPNVNQGPIFSHSTMVIQAAIHGQGVALGHSVLAQPEIEAGRLICPFEQVLVSKNAFYLVCQEQQSDQGKIVAFRDWMLELVEQEEARRRARLADA encoded by the coding sequence ATGTCTCGTCGTTTACCTCCGCTCAATGCCCTCAAGGCGTTTGAAGCAGCGGCTCGTCACTTAAGCTTTACCCGCGCAGCAGAAGAGTTGTTTGTGACTCAGGCTGCCATCAGTCACCAGATCAAGGCGCTGGAGGAGTATCTTGGCATCAAGCTGTTCCGCCGAAAAAACCGCTCCTTATTGCTGACAGAAGAAGGGCAGGGCTATTTCCTGGATATCAAGGACATCTTTGCCTCCATCTCGGAGGCGACCGACAAGCTGCTGGCCCGCAGTGCCAAGGGGGCGTTGACTGTCAGTTTGCAGCCGAGTTTCGCCATCCAGTGGCTGGTGCCGCGGTTGGTCAAGTTCAGCGAGCGCCACCCCGATATCGACGTGCGGATCAAGGCGGTTGATCTCGACGAAGGGTCGCTTACCGACGATGTGGATGTGGCTATCTACTACGGGCGCGGCAACTGGCCGGGCCTACGTTGCGACAAGCTGCATACCGAATACCTGATCCCGGTCTGTTCCCCCTTGCTGCTGACCGGGCCCAAGCCACTGCGTACGCCGCAGGATTTGACCCTTCATACCCTGCTGCACGATACCTCCCGCCGCGACTGGAAGGCCTGGTTCCGCCAGCTGGACATCGATGCGCCCAACGTCAATCAGGGGCCCATCTTCAGCCACTCCACCATGGTGATCCAGGCTGCGATCCACGGCCAGGGGGTGGCGCTCGGCCACAGCGTGCTGGCACAACCCGAGATTGAGGCCGGCCGCCTTATCTGCCCGTTCGAGCAGGTACTGGTGAGCAAAAATGCCTTCTATCTGGTGTGCCAGGAGCAACAGTCGGATCAGGGCAAGATCGTTGCCTTCCGCGACTGGATGCTGGAGCTGGTGGAGCAGGAAGAGGCGCGTCGCAGGGCAAGGCTTGCCGATGCCTGA
- a CDS encoding methyl-accepting chemotaxis protein, translating to MSALSVQGRITLIAGCCLLVTAAALVASSIYNANNMQQQVRQATMHEAQQSAENWMKAMGSEQAAKVTSYLDEAYFRASLLAESVLFQRKNAADNFVHSEALRGAINQQLQDAAASSTNLLGVYAVFEPDQLDGEDSNYQGSTALGSNDKGRFASYWAYDNGKLVPEVQNEEVLADESPTAAGGVENEWYRCSIRSRALCLLEPYFDNVGDKQILMTSVTVPLLEQETMLGMVGVDISLTTLQNLVSSMDKELYEGKGKILLVSHDGLVAGADEFAVTLGEKLAQINQALAGELQGWLAQGQELTRWSSDGALLQTFVPVSMRGTDRKWGIYIELPRTVVLASAQQLQDELASEANRSVVSQLSIGVLISLLALSFIWLMARQIVAPIRAVVARLKDIASGEGDLTQRIEIQRQDEIGELAKWFNSFLNKLQSTISQVIDTVSGTRNSAERAAQVAERTSSGMQAQYQEIDLVATAFEELSATALQVSGNAGSAVEAANTTDAAAQEGKYVVADTQEAMRKLMTIINDAQPVVERLSANSGNINDILIVIQGIAEQTNLLALNAAIEAARAGEQGRGFAVVADEVRNLAGRTQNAIVEIQNLISQLQSGTGAVVKAIRDGHDQADETLTKVDLSVQVLEQIIQSVSTIHQMNEQIARAAQEQSRVADEINRNVSNIRDVSHTIRAEAATSAENGRELAALADKQQQLVGQFKV from the coding sequence ATGAGCGCTCTTTCTGTCCAGGGTCGGATTACCCTGATCGCCGGTTGCTGCCTGTTAGTGACAGCCGCGGCCTTGGTTGCCTCTTCGATTTACAACGCGAACAACATGCAGCAGCAGGTGCGGCAAGCCACCATGCACGAGGCGCAGCAGTCGGCCGAGAACTGGATGAAGGCGATGGGCTCGGAGCAGGCGGCCAAGGTGACCAGCTATCTCGATGAGGCCTATTTCCGGGCTAGCTTGCTGGCCGAGAGCGTGTTGTTCCAGCGCAAGAATGCAGCCGACAACTTCGTTCATTCGGAGGCGCTGCGCGGGGCGATCAATCAGCAACTGCAAGATGCGGCGGCCTCATCGACCAACCTGCTCGGTGTCTATGCAGTGTTCGAGCCTGACCAGCTGGATGGGGAGGACAGCAATTATCAGGGCTCAACGGCGTTGGGTTCCAACGACAAGGGGCGCTTCGCCAGTTATTGGGCGTACGACAACGGCAAGCTGGTGCCCGAGGTGCAAAATGAGGAGGTGCTGGCTGACGAGAGCCCAACCGCGGCCGGTGGCGTTGAAAACGAATGGTATCGCTGCAGCATTCGTTCCCGGGCCCTCTGCCTGCTGGAGCCTTATTTCGATAATGTGGGCGATAAGCAGATACTGATGACCTCGGTGACGGTCCCGCTGCTGGAGCAGGAGACCATGCTGGGGATGGTGGGTGTCGATATCTCTCTGACCACCTTGCAGAATCTGGTCTCCTCCATGGACAAGGAGCTCTATGAAGGTAAGGGAAAAATATTGTTGGTGAGTCACGATGGGCTTGTGGCTGGCGCGGACGAGTTTGCCGTGACGCTGGGGGAGAAACTTGCCCAAATCAATCAGGCGCTGGCTGGTGAACTGCAAGGGTGGCTTGCTCAGGGCCAGGAGCTGACTCGCTGGAGCAGCGACGGCGCCCTGTTGCAGACCTTTGTCCCGGTATCCATGCGTGGCACCGACCGTAAATGGGGTATCTACATTGAATTGCCACGCACTGTGGTGCTGGCCTCGGCCCAGCAACTGCAGGATGAACTGGCCAGTGAGGCCAATCGCAGCGTGGTCTCGCAGCTGTCGATCGGGGTGTTGATCTCGCTATTGGCCCTGAGCTTTATCTGGTTGATGGCGCGCCAGATTGTGGCGCCCATCCGCGCCGTGGTTGCCCGCCTCAAGGATATCGCCAGTGGCGAGGGGGACTTGACCCAGCGCATCGAGATCCAGCGGCAAGACGAGATCGGCGAGCTGGCCAAGTGGTTCAACAGCTTCCTCAACAAGTTGCAATCCACCATCAGTCAGGTGATTGATACCGTCTCCGGTACGCGCAACAGTGCCGAGCGAGCCGCACAGGTGGCTGAGCGTACCAGCAGCGGCATGCAGGCCCAGTATCAGGAGATCGATCTGGTGGCGACCGCATTTGAAGAGCTGAGCGCCACGGCGTTGCAAGTCTCCGGTAATGCTGGTTCGGCGGTGGAGGCTGCCAATACCACTGACGCCGCGGCGCAAGAGGGCAAGTATGTGGTGGCCGATACCCAGGAGGCGATGCGCAAGTTGATGACCATCATCAACGATGCCCAGCCGGTGGTGGAGCGGCTTTCGGCCAACAGCGGTAACATCAATGACATCCTCATCGTGATCCAGGGGATTGCCGAGCAGACCAACCTGTTGGCACTCAATGCGGCCATCGAAGCGGCGCGAGCCGGTGAACAGGGGCGAGGTTTTGCCGTGGTGGCCGATGAGGTGCGCAATCTGGCAGGCCGCACCCAGAATGCCATCGTCGAGATCCAGAACCTGATCAGCCAGCTGCAATCCGGTACCGGCGCCGTGGTCAAGGCGATCCGCGATGGCCATGACCAGGCTGACGAGACGCTCACCAAGGTGGATCTCTCGGTGCAGGTGCTGGAGCAGATCATCCAGTCGGTCTCCACCATCCATCAGATGAACGAGCAGATTGCCCGGGCGGCACAGGAGCAGAGCCGGGTGGCAGACGAGATCAACCGCAACGTCAGCAACATTCGCGATGTGAGCCACACCATCCGGGCTGAAGCGGCAACGTCCGCCGAAAATGGCCGCGAGCTCGCTGCGCTGGCTGACAAACAGCAGCAACTGGTGGGGCAGTTCAAGGTATAG
- the dinB gene encoding DNA polymerase IV, which yields MRKIIHIDMDCFFAAVEMRDNPALREVPLAIGGASERRGVISTCNYVARRFGVRSAMPSALAKKLCPPLVLIPGRMAVYKDISRQLRAIFLRYTDQVEPLSLDEAYLDVTHSRCCGGSATLMAQEIRQAIVTELGLTASAGVAPNKFLAKLASEQRKPDGLFVIRPDEVAEFVCQLPLGKLPGVGRKTAERLEAQGLYTCEDARALSEDELCSHFGKLGAMLTTRIWGLDEQPVQAHRIRKTIGVETTLASDLCDEAACLAVLQQLLPELERRFQLACPAEQVMGQGIKLKFADFHQTTVYRSQGGYLPALFVPLLKEGLQRAQGRSVRLLGLVVGLPKEGEVNQLSLDLL from the coding sequence ATGCGCAAGATCATCCATATCGACATGGACTGCTTTTTTGCCGCGGTGGAGATGCGGGACAATCCGGCGTTGCGGGAGGTACCGCTTGCCATCGGTGGGGCCTCCGAGCGGCGCGGTGTCATCTCGACCTGCAACTATGTGGCGCGCCGGTTCGGGGTGCGCTCCGCCATGCCGAGTGCACTGGCGAAAAAACTCTGCCCACCGCTGGTACTGATCCCGGGACGGATGGCGGTGTACAAGGATATCTCCCGCCAGCTCAGGGCCATTTTCCTCCGTTATACCGATCAGGTTGAACCGCTGTCGCTGGATGAAGCCTATCTCGATGTAACCCACAGCCGCTGTTGTGGTGGCAGTGCCACCCTGATGGCACAAGAGATCCGGCAAGCCATCGTCACCGAACTGGGATTGACCGCCTCGGCCGGTGTGGCCCCCAACAAGTTTCTCGCCAAGCTCGCCTCGGAGCAGCGCAAGCCCGATGGTCTGTTTGTCATTCGTCCCGACGAGGTGGCGGAGTTTGTCTGCCAGTTGCCCCTCGGCAAACTGCCCGGGGTGGGGCGCAAGACCGCCGAGCGGCTGGAGGCGCAGGGGCTCTACACCTGCGAGGATGCGCGGGCCTTGTCGGAGGATGAGCTGTGCAGTCATTTTGGCAAGCTGGGGGCGATGCTGACGACCCGGATCTGGGGACTGGACGAGCAACCGGTGCAGGCGCACCGGATCCGTAAAACCATCGGGGTGGAGACCACGTTGGCAAGTGATCTCTGTGACGAAGCCGCCTGCCTGGCGGTATTACAGCAACTGCTGCCAGAGCTGGAGCGGCGATTTCAGCTGGCGTGTCCTGCCGAGCAGGTGATGGGGCAGGGGATCAAGCTCAAGTTTGCCGACTTCCACCAGACCACCGTCTATCGCAGTCAGGGTGGCTATTTGCCCGCCTTGTTTGTTCCCCTGCTCAAAGAGGGGCTGCAACGGGCACAAGGACGTTCGGTTCGCCTGTTGGGATTGGTGGTGGGTTTGCCAAAAGAGGGGGAAGTTAATCAACTCTCGCTGGATTTGCTGTGA
- a CDS encoding DJ-1/PfpI family protein yields MSVLVLVAPGSEEIETVAIVDTLVRASIEVVLASCCPAGSRQVKASRGVQLVADCHIDELTRRDFEAIVVPGGLPGSEVIRDTPLAIDLLKEQAALGRWRAAICAAPVVVLQHHGLLEGTIVTCHPGFQSRLPTSQLSHERVVRDETHRLITSQGPGSAIEFALELVRVLRGDEVAATVAGPMVLP; encoded by the coding sequence ATGAGCGTATTGGTGCTGGTGGCCCCCGGGTCGGAAGAGATAGAGACGGTCGCCATTGTCGATACCCTGGTGCGCGCCAGCATCGAGGTGGTGCTGGCTTCTTGCTGCCCAGCCGGATCCCGGCAGGTGAAAGCGTCGCGCGGGGTACAGCTGGTGGCCGATTGTCATATCGACGAGCTGACCCGTCGGGACTTTGAAGCCATCGTGGTGCCCGGCGGCTTGCCCGGCAGTGAAGTGATCCGCGATACCCCGCTGGCCATCGATCTGCTCAAAGAGCAGGCTGCTCTTGGTCGCTGGCGTGCGGCCATCTGCGCCGCCCCGGTGGTGGTGTTGCAACATCATGGTCTGCTGGAGGGTACCATCGTCACCTGTCATCCCGGCTTTCAGTCCCGACTACCGACATCGCAGCTGTCACATGAGCGGGTCGTCAGGGATGAGACTCATCGCCTTATCACTAGTCAGGGGCCGGGCAGTGCCATCGAGTTTGCGCTCGAACTGGTTCGGGTGCTGCGCGGGGATGAGGTGGCAGCCACTGTCGCTGGCCCTATGGTGCTGCCTTGA
- a CDS encoding 2-dehydropantoate 2-reductase, producing MPSGLKNSRQPVMPPVIPQWSLLGCGALGGVFASLLTISGQSTRVLLREHHKSTLHPGIDFTSLEGHVQLLNIERGFVSKPGKIQRLLVMTKASQLMAALTPLVGKLDAGVPIVLLHNGMGIAEQVVEMFPHNPVIAGVTSHGAMQCGHFVFRHTGKGETWLGPINEAAKAHAALADELALALGQAGWDEQVLARQWQKLAINCVINPLTALYKLKNGELAGPRFADALQQICVEVADVMCAEGIATTADELQRRVMTVVELTADNYSSMYQDMELGRETEIEAITGFLLAKAARHGIAVPVNQGLYQAIKEKSQAA from the coding sequence ATGCCAAGCGGATTAAAAAATTCCCGACAGCCTGTTATGCCACCTGTGATCCCGCAGTGGTCACTGTTGGGTTGTGGCGCCCTCGGCGGCGTTTTTGCCTCCCTGCTGACCATCAGCGGTCAATCTACCCGTGTCTTGTTGCGCGAACATCATAAGTCCACGCTCCATCCGGGGATCGATTTCACCTCGCTGGAGGGGCATGTTCAACTGCTCAATATCGAGCGCGGATTTGTCAGCAAACCCGGCAAGATCCAGCGTCTGCTGGTGATGACCAAGGCCAGTCAGCTGATGGCCGCACTGACGCCGCTGGTGGGTAAGCTCGATGCCGGCGTGCCGATCGTGCTGCTGCACAACGGGATGGGCATTGCCGAGCAAGTGGTCGAGATGTTCCCGCACAATCCGGTGATTGCCGGTGTCACCAGCCATGGCGCCATGCAGTGCGGCCATTTTGTCTTCCGACATACTGGCAAGGGCGAAACCTGGCTCGGCCCGATCAATGAAGCCGCCAAGGCCCACGCCGCGCTCGCGGATGAGCTGGCGCTGGCATTGGGTCAGGCGGGTTGGGATGAGCAGGTATTGGCGCGCCAGTGGCAAAAGCTGGCCATCAACTGTGTCATCAATCCCCTCACTGCCCTCTACAAGCTGAAAAACGGCGAGCTGGCAGGCCCCCGTTTTGCCGATGCCCTGCAGCAGATCTGCGTGGAAGTGGCGGATGTGATGTGCGCCGAAGGGATTGCGACCACGGCCGACGAGTTGCAGCGCCGGGTGATGACAGTGGTGGAACTGACCGCTGACAATTACTCCTCCATGTATCAGGATATGGAGCTGGGACGCGAGACCGAGATTGAGGCTATCACTGGCTTCCTGCTGGCCAAAGCGGCCCGGCATGGCATCGCCGTACCGGTCAATCAGGGTCTCTATCAGGCGATCAAAGAGAAGAGTCAGGCCGCCTGA